Within Microterricola gilva, the genomic segment GGATGACGGCAGCGTGCCGAGGAAGCGGGTGCCCTTGGAGCGCGCACCCTCCGCCTGTGCCTCGCGTCGGGACTGCATGAGCTGCACGACGGAGAGCCCGAAGCCGAGGGCCATGAAGCCGGTTGCCGATGATGCGACGAAGACGTGGATGATCAGCCAGGCGGACTGCAACGACGGCGGCAGCGGAACGACGCTCACGTAGAAGTTGACGGTGGCGAGCCCGAGGAGAACGAGCACCATGCCGGTGACGAAGGTGCCGAGGAAGCGCAGATCGAACTTGATGTTCACGATCAGGAAGACGGTGACCATGACGAGGGTGCCCGTCATGGCGAACTCGTACATGTTGGCCCACGGCACGCGCTCAGCGGCGACGCCGCGCAGCACATCCGCGGTGAGGTGCAGCAGCCACGCCACAACGGTGAGCGCCATGGCGACACGCAGCACGGGCGAACGGCCGTACTCGACGCTGCCGAGGCCGACGCGCTTGGCGGCGGCCGACGGTGCGGCTGGAGCCGTCAGCACGGTGGTCGAACCGGCCCCGGATGCCACAGCGGTCGCCGCGCCTCCAGCTGTCGTCCCGGCTGCCACCGCCGCCGCTTCGGCGGCCGCGGCATCCTGCACCGCACCCACCACGGCCGAGCGCTTGGCCAGGTCGATCGAGAATGCGATGAACGCCAGCGCGTACACGGCCATGGCCGAGTAGAGCGCGATGATGGAGATTTCGTCAAATGCCACGGGGTCAGCCTAGATCGCTTGGCTCGTCAGTGCGAGCGGTGGAGGGTGTGGAGGGAGGAGCGGGCGGCACCGGCGCCCCCGGCTTCGCTGGCGCATCGGCCATGGTCGCCTCGTGTTTCACGGCGATCGCCGCGACGGCCTCGTCGAGGCTCGGGTCTTCACCACGGGCCAGGCCCGCGTACTCGAGTCGCAGCGAACCGTCGCCCTCTTCGATCGCCTTCACCCAGATGCGGCGGCGGGGCACGAAGAGTGAGGTCGCGAGGCCGAGCAGCACGAGCACGGCGAAGAAAGCCACCCAGAACTGCGTCGGG encodes:
- the ccsB gene encoding c-type cytochrome biogenesis protein CcsB, producing MAVYALAFIAFSIDLAKRSAVVGAVQDAAAAEAAAVAAGTTAGGAATAVASGAGSTTVLTAPAAPSAAAKRVGLGSVEYGRSPVLRVAMALTVVAWLLHLTADVLRGVAAERVPWANMYEFAMTGTLVMVTVFLIVNIKFDLRFLGTFVTGMVLVLLGLATVNFYVSVVPLPPSLQSAWLIIHVFVASSATGFMALGFGLSVVQLMQSRREAQAEGARSKGTRFLGTLPSSEKLESLAYRVNIVGFILWTFTVMAGAVWAEAAWGRYWGWDTKEVWSFIIWVIYAGYIHARATRGWRGSRSAWLSIIGFTAILFNYSVVNLFFKGLHAYSGL